One window from the genome of Halomicrobium zhouii encodes:
- a CDS encoding BNR-4 repeat-containing protein: MQSDESSAVSEMILFVVIEVRGVNRLRREFLSLPAVAFLAGCLGGRSESGSETRTDRQGRDYDIIEGKYFAANGAGMPFYDIIQPQGLYVDTTHSTYVVWQGKGIASYICEYSHKDKSWGSSVKIRDHPAEADYHGGPSLVRDQDGYIHVFYGSHGSNQLYSRSKSPDDITAWEHRASFEGGFTYPKPVVVDGRLHLFMRRNEGGPYNVETHYRSKDNGENWQGGEVIIDHGEGWTVYTGGIATRGDEIHLGWVAHDHETGKRLNVYHARLNPATGNLRAADGTDIGSRVSADEAEAVCKVFDSGESQCSTVRCKFDRKGALYLFFKHNDPSEGWVLKWTKWDGSSWRTPQTITSVGHKYNSHEEIVSTASDIKAYVTCSDRGRRSGKLQRLEYDGSEWSLIEQFRSSDDGVGINNPQIVRNHVNELEVVFAEEDYEDIENGDLRTFAYGEGGFV; the protein is encoded by the coding sequence TCCGACGAGTCCAGCGCCGTTTCGGAAATGATATTGTTCGTGGTTATCGAAGTACGCGGTGTGAATCGTCTTCGGCGTGAATTTCTGTCTCTTCCGGCAGTAGCGTTCCTCGCTGGCTGTCTCGGGGGCCGCAGTGAGAGTGGATCAGAAACGAGAACGGACCGACAGGGACGCGATTACGATATTATCGAGGGCAAATATTTCGCCGCGAACGGCGCGGGAATGCCTTTCTACGACATCATCCAACCGCAGGGGTTGTACGTCGACACTACTCACTCAACCTACGTCGTCTGGCAAGGCAAGGGGATTGCTTCGTACATCTGTGAATACAGCCACAAGGACAAGAGTTGGGGATCATCCGTAAAGATCAGAGACCATCCCGCAGAAGCAGACTATCACGGTGGTCCCTCTCTCGTCCGTGATCAGGATGGGTATATTCATGTCTTCTACGGCAGTCACGGGTCGAACCAACTGTACTCCAGGTCGAAGTCCCCGGACGATATCACGGCCTGGGAGCACCGGGCATCCTTCGAGGGCGGATTCACCTATCCAAAGCCGGTGGTTGTTGATGGACGGCTCCACCTTTTTATGCGCCGGAACGAAGGCGGCCCCTACAACGTCGAAACCCACTATCGGTCCAAAGACAACGGTGAAAACTGGCAGGGCGGGGAGGTGATCATAGACCACGGTGAGGGATGGACTGTTTACACGGGCGGGATCGCCACCCGCGGTGACGAGATCCATCTTGGCTGGGTCGCACACGATCACGAGACGGGCAAGCGGTTGAACGTATACCATGCTCGTCTGAATCCCGCTACCGGCAACCTGAGAGCGGCCGACGGGACGGATATCGGTTCACGGGTTTCGGCAGATGAGGCAGAGGCAGTCTGCAAAGTGTTCGATTCCGGCGAGTCTCAGTGTTCCACGGTTCGATGTAAGTTCGACCGGAAGGGGGCTCTATACCTGTTTTTCAAGCATAATGACCCGAGTGAAGGGTGGGTTCTGAAGTGGACGAAGTGGGACGGGTCGTCTTGGAGAACCCCGCAGACAATCACGTCGGTCGGCCACAAATACAACTCACATGAGGAGATCGTGTCGACTGCCTCGGATATCAAGGCGTACGTCACGTGTTCGGATAGAGGCCGACGGAGTGGCAAATTACAGCGATTGGAGTACGACGGGAGTGAGTGGTCGCTAATCGAGCAGTTCCGTAGCAGTGACGACGGTGTCGGAATCAATAACCCACAAATAGTCCGGAACCACGTGAACGAACTGGAAGTTGTCTTCGCAGAGGAGGATTACGAGGACATAGAGAACGGCGATCTTAGGACGTTTGCGTACGGAGAGGGCGGATTCGTCTAG